GCCGTTGAGCGAGCCGATCAATGCGGCGTACAGCGCGTAGCAGAAGACCACCGCGGACGCGATGCGCAACAAGGGCTCGATCGCGTCGTCCAGGATGAGCTCGGCGATCAGGGGCGCCAGAGCCAGCACGAGGCCGCACAGCACAAGTCCCAATACAAGCTGCACCCGCAGTCCTTGACGCAGGCGTGCCGCCGCGTGCTCGGCGTCCTCGCTGACGTGCTTGCTGACGGTCTGCAGCGTGGCCGCGATCAGCACGTTGTTGACGATGGCCGCCTGGCTCATGGCCGTGGAATAGAGCCCGAAGGTTGCCGCCGACCCGAACAGGCGGGGCAGGGCCAGCTGCACGGTGTAGCCCGCCAGGATGAAGTAGAGCTTGGCGCTCGTGATCCACAACAAGCCGCGCCCGGCCGCCCGTGCTGTTTCCCGCGGTGCCATCCGATCCGAGCGCTCCGTGTAGCACGCAAAGCGTGACCCCGGGCGTCGGGCCAACATACCATCGCCACGTCGTGCGCTGGCGGGCCTCTTGACGCGCCCGCCGTACTGGTTAGGTTGGCCTCGAGCCTGAGGGGGTGTCGGCACAGGCCGGGCGCAGGCTCGCGCAGGTTCGCGCCGCGCCGGCCATGGAGGCAGCTAAACGATGGGAAAGATTATCGGTATCGACCTGGGAACCACCAACTCGGTGGTGGCGATCATGGAGGGCAAGGACCCCAAGGTGATCGTCAACGAGGAGGGAGACCGCGTAACGCCGTCCATCGTGGGCTGGGACGATCAGGGCGAGGTGCTGGTAGGACAGATCGCCAAGCGCCAGGCTATCACCAATCCCGAAGGAACGGTCTACTCGGCCAAGCGCTTCATTGGGCGCCGGTTCGAAGAGGTCGGCGACGACATCCGCCGTGTGCCCTACAAAGTCGAGCGCCGCAGCAACGGCGATGTAGGCATGGTCGTGAAAGGTAAGGGTCTTGCGCCGCCCGAGGTTTCGGCGCACGTGCTGCGCAAGCTCAAGAAGGCCGCCGAGAATTACCTGGGCGAGCCGGTGAGCGAGGCCGTGATAACCGTACCCGCCTACTTCAACGACTCGCAGCGGCAGGCCACGAAGGATGCAGGCAAGATCGCCGGCCTCGATGTCAAGCGCATCGTTAACGAGCCGACCGCGGCGGCCCTGGCGTATGGGCTGGACAAGAAGAACGACGAGGTGATCGCGGTATACGATTTCGGAGGCGGCACCTTCGACATCTCGATTCTCGAGGTGAGCGACAACGTGGTGCAGGTCATCAGCACCAACGGTGACACCCAGCTCGGGGGCGACGACCTGGACGACCGCGTCATCGATTTTCTGATTGGAGAGTTCAAGAAGGATCAGGGCATCGATGTCTCCAGTGACAAGATGGTGGTGCAGAGGCTCAAGGATGCCGCGGAGAAGGCGAAGATCGAGCTTTCGTCCAAGTTGGAAACGACGGTCAATCTGCCCTTCCTCACAGCGGACGCGTCCGGCCCGAAGCACCTGAATATTCGCCTGACGCGTGCCAAGCTCGAATCGATGATCGAGGACCTGATCGCGCGAACGCTGGAGCCCGTGAAAAAGGCGCTGGCCGATGCGAGCAGGTCCCCCAAGGACATCGACGAGATCGTCTTGGTGGGCGGCAGCACCCGCATTCCCAAAGTGCAGGAGGCGGTGACCAAGTACTTCGGCAAGGAGCCCCACAAGGGCGTCAATCCGGACGAGGTAGTGGCCGTGGGGGCGGCGGTTCAAGCCGGGGTCCTGTCCGGTGACGTCAAGGATATGGTCCTGTTGGACGTGACGCCTCTCTCGCTCGGAGTGGAGACCCTGGGCGGCGTCATGACTACGCTGATCCAGCGCAACACGACCATTCCCACCCGTCGAGA
The DNA window shown above is from Pseudomonadota bacterium and carries:
- the dnaK gene encoding molecular chaperone DnaK, with amino-acid sequence MGKIIGIDLGTTNSVVAIMEGKDPKVIVNEEGDRVTPSIVGWDDQGEVLVGQIAKRQAITNPEGTVYSAKRFIGRRFEEVGDDIRRVPYKVERRSNGDVGMVVKGKGLAPPEVSAHVLRKLKKAAENYLGEPVSEAVITVPAYFNDSQRQATKDAGKIAGLDVKRIVNEPTAAALAYGLDKKNDEVIAVYDFGGGTFDISILEVSDNVVQVISTNGDTQLGGDDLDDRVIDFLIGEFKKDQGIDVSSDKMVVQRLKDAAEKAKIELSSKLETTVNLPFLTADASGPKHLNIRLTRAKLESMIEDLIARTLEPVKKALADASRSPKDIDEIVLVGGSTRIPKVQEAVTKYFGKEPHKGVNPDEVVAVGAAVQAGVLSGDVKDMVLLDVTPLSLGVETLGGVMTTLIQRNTTIPTRRDEVFSTAEDTQTKVEIHVLQGERAEARINRTLGRFHLEGIMPAPRGVPKIKVTFDIDANGILSVTAKDEATGKDQKITITAASGLSENEIERMVTDAKTHEEEDKRRREEVEARNRADQLCYSVEKALEEAKDKLPADKIEQAKQAVSTLRSAIDKQDAAAIKTGTEALEKIMADVASAAYQATGATPGGAAPGAAQPSNGKGAGQGGSQDKKPGDVIDAEFEENA